In a single window of the Euleptes europaea isolate rEulEur1 chromosome 4, rEulEur1.hap1, whole genome shotgun sequence genome:
- the PELO gene encoding protein pelota homolog → MKLVRKDIEKDNAGQVTLLPEDAEDIWHTYNLLQVGDSLRASTIRKVQTESSTGSVGSSRIRTTLTLSVEAIDFDTQACQLRVKGTNIQENQYVKMGAYHTIELEPNRQFTLAKKQWDSVVLERVEQACDPAYSADVAAVVMQEGLAHVCLVTPSMTLTRAKIEVNIPRKRKGNCTQHDRALERFYDQVMQAVQRHISFDIVKCVLVASPGFVREQFCDYMFQQAVKTDNKLLLENRSKFLQVHSSSGHKYALKEALCDPAVTSRLADTKAAAEVKALDDFYKMLQHEPDRAFYGLKHVEKANEAMAIDTLLISDELFRHQDVATRSRYVRLVDSVRDNMGTVRIFSSLHVSGEQLGQLTGVAAILRFPVAELSDQEDDSSSEED, encoded by the exons ATGAAGCTGGTGCGGAAGGACATTGAAAAAGACAATGCAGGGCAGGTGACCCTCCTTCCTGAAGACGCCGAGGACATCTGGCACACCTACAACCTGCTGCAGGTGGGCGACAGCTTGCGAGCCTCCACCATCCGCAAGGTGCAGACGGAGTCCTCCACGGGCAGCGTGGGCAGCAGCCGCATCCGCACCACCCTCACGCTCAGCGTGGAGGCCATTGACTTCGATACCCAGGCGTGCCAGCTGCGTGTCAAAGGCACCAACATCCAGGAAAACCAGTATGTCAAGATGGGGGCTTACCACACCATCGAGCTGGAGCCCAACCGCCAGTTCACCCTGGCGAAGAAGCAGTGGGACAGCGTGGTGCTGGAGAGGGTCGAGCAAGCCTGTGACCCCGCGTATAGCGCCGATGTGGCGGCGGTGGTGATGCAGGAAGGGTTGGCCCACGTCTGCCTGGTGACCCCCAGCATGACCCTGACCCGAGCCAAGATTGAGGTGAACATCCCTAGAAAGCGAAAAGGAAACTGCACTCAGCATGACCGGGCGCTGGAGAGATTCTACGACCAGGTGATGCAAGCAGTTCAGCGTCACATCTCTTTTGATATTGTGAAGTGTGTGCTTGTGGCCAGCCCAGGCTTTGTGAGGGAGCAGTTCTGCGACTACATGTTCCAGCAGGCAGTGAAGACAGACAACAAGCTGTTGCTGGAGAACCGCTCAAAATTCTTGCAG GTACACTCTTCCTCTGGACACAAATATGCATTGAAAGAAGCTCTGTGTGACCCAGCAGTGACTAGTCGACTTGCTGATACGAAAGCCGCCGCTGAAGTCAAAGCCTTAGATGATTTTTACAAGATGCTGCAACATGAGCCTGACCGGGCTTTTTATGGCCTCAAGCATGTGGAAAAGGCCAATGAGGCCATGGCGATCGACACCTTATTGATTAGCGATGAACTCTTTAGGCATCAAGACGTAGCTACTCGGAGTCGTTACGTCAGGCTAGTAGACAGCGTGCGTGACAATATGGGCACTGTCCGCATCTTCTCTAGCCTTCACGTGTCTGGGGAGCAGCTTGGGCAACTTACAGGCGTAGCAGCCATCTTGCGCTTTCCTGTCGCTGAGCTTTCTGACCAGGAAGATGATTCTAGTTCTGAAGAAGACTGA